A genomic segment from Maniola hyperantus chromosome 4, iAphHyp1.2, whole genome shotgun sequence encodes:
- the Tmem43 gene encoding transmembrane protein 43 homolog, which produces MDWSSVCNQFKQTWLTTLLSLILFSGVTYFLIWSEGQTIQSNLILEELVSAAESIDVHAGDEAERYEGRVVHIVGPLRVLEPISEPDYNIHVQAVKLRRRVQMYQWIEETTETENFLSEPAEESQKTYWYHKDWRDYVVESSLFYIRPGHHNPTSLPMFSETHVADNVKIGWMHLGLDVKRKVNDYYEIWSDTRPDRSDIKLHSGFYYHGNSALEHEIGDLRIHFSYAGREDDIYTAVGVVERGVLQPYSPEKFPTADPLSLMRKGSYSLKQLYDLEKSVANTHTWKYRMLGFVQVFASAMTLHPEWLTLFMQCRWISSNLSRCTRLWINLILSFSYTLFIISIPWLFHKPSFGVLILGGATLPILHYSTLFSRDMAESTRYTRWEDR; this is translated from the exons ATGGATTGGAGTTCAGTTTGTAACCAATTCAAACAAACTTGGCTTACAACTCTTCTTAGTTTGATTTTATTCTCTGGAGTTACTTACTTTTTGATATGGTCCGAG GGTCAAACAATCCAAAGCAACCTCATCTTGGAAGAACTTGTTTCTGCTGCGGAGAGTATAGATGTGCATGCAGGAGATGAAGCAGAACGATATGAAGGCCGTGTTGTGCACATTGTAGGCCCCTTGAGGGTCTTGGAGCCAATCTCAGAGCCTGACTATAACATTCACGTCCAAGCTGTGAAGTTGAGGAGAAGAGTGCAAATGTACCAATGGATAGAGGAAACTAC TGAAACAGAAAATTTCTTAAGTGAGCCAGCTGAAGAATCTCAGAAAACATATTGGTACCATAAGGACTGGAGAGACTATGTGGTGGAGTCGTCCTTATTTTACATCAGGCCAGGCCACCATAATCCAACCTCTTTGCCGATGTTTAGTGAAACACATGTAGCAGATAATGTCAAAATTGGATGGATGCATTTAG GCTTAGATGTAAAAAGGAAGGTAAATGACTATTATGAAATCTGGTCAGACACAAGACCTGACCGCAGTGATATAAAACTACATTCCGGCTTCTATTATCATGGGAACAGCGCACTGGAACATGAAATAGGTGATCTTCGAATTCATTTCTCTTATGCAGGACGAGAGGATGACATT TACACAGCAGTGGGTGTGGTTGAGAGGGGTGTGCTTCAACCGTACAGTCCAGAGAAATTTCCAACAGCAGACCCCTTGTCATTAATGAGAAAGGGCTCTTACAGTCTCAAGCAGTTGTATGATTTGGAGAAAAGTGTTGCTAATACACATACATGGAAATACCGGATGCTGGGATTTGTACAAGTTTTCGCATCTGCCATGACACTTCATCCCGAATGGCTGACTCTTT tTATGCAGTGCCGCTGGATTTCAAGCAATTTAAGCAGGTGCACAAGACTTTGGATCAACTTAATCCTATCATTTTCGTATACACTATTCATTATATCTATACCATG GTTGTTCCACAAGCCATCGTTTGGTGTTCTGATACTCGGCGGCGCAACACTGCCCATACTGCACTACTCCACACTATTCAGTCGAGACATGGCCGAATCAACAAGATACACGCGCTGGGAGGATCGTTGA
- the LOC138402300 gene encoding uncharacterized protein, giving the protein MAKEAEEGVHNVKQIQQRTAEATQTMEQKAASKSQRVVAIHAGSEAGFIRNALLVTESHDDYSNISDDVYFDWLQHKLIPNLLPRSVVVVDTASPHDKEYDPAPNSNAKRSDMTAWLDQKGIHYTTDMYKPQLYQLINDNKDCFKKFALDKMLTDYGHDILRIPPHHPDLNPIEMVWAVIKTHVTSKTKEFNVSKIIDLVKEKVDTIGPEEWKIMCMEVREIEESYRNNELIVDTLSETIVAGDNMDSSSESEDSDTSLSSDEEK; this is encoded by the exons ATGGCAAAGGAAGCCGAGGAAGGCGTCcataacgtaaaacaaatacaACAACGAACAGCTGAAGCTACCCAAACAA TGGAACAAAAAGCAGCATCCAAGAGCCAGCGTGTGGTTGCTATACATGCTGGCTCTGAAGCTGGTTTCATACGTAATGCTTTACTGGTAACTGAATCACATGATGACTATAGCAATATAAGTGATGATGTTTACTTTGATTGGCTTCAGCACAAATTAATCCCAAATCTTCTACCGAGATCAGTTGTAGTAGTCGATACTGCTTCCCCTCATGATAAAGAATATGACCCAGCACCAAACTCTAATGCGAAGAGATCTGACATGACAGCCTGGCTTGATCAGAAAGGAATTCATTATACAACTGACATGTATAAGCCTCAACTGTACCAACTTATAAATGACAATAAGGATTGTTTCAAAAAATTCGCTTTAGACAAAATGTTAACAGATTATGGCCATGACATCTTACGTATACCCCCACATCATCCAGATTTAAATCCCATTGAAATGGTGTGGGCTGTAATCAAAACTCATGTAACTAGTAAAACTAAAGAGTTTAATGTgagtaaaattattgatttggTGAAAGAGAAAGTTGATACAATTGGCCCTGAAGAGTGGAAAATAATGTGTATGGAAGTAAGGGAAATTGAGGAAAGTTACAGAAATAACGAACTTATAGTAGACACATTAAGTGAGACTATTGTAGCTGGAGATAATATGGACAGCAGCTCAGAATCTGAGGACAGTGATACTTCTTTATCGTCtgatgaagaaaaataa
- the LOC117981824 gene encoding transcription termination factor 5, mitochondrial-like has protein sequence MYLVQIIQTLQKSAHIGIASRKTVIKHYRQYCRGVPFISLYNRVIGTIPDNILSQLEKKHPKVIRLSDESLQCTLQVLSKFGISAEDACLEPHIFCMNPITMDNYGEILKECDFSIILPKHIIRYHTLVKSRTISQLKKEGLLRDDAKLEELLHEYFHEWPKECHDLNNFQDTDTNILTVRMSVLERYLQWRLCITTDEFKNYCKNYLPLKHRPMCDIKEALNIAENDIKFNKETIRRNGFIISSDPVNTKLILENVEALGGVDIREVVRSEPAILKNNYQAILEIRNLLTQYNISDDAQQHCFRVYCMRPKTVQERLEQLSNVKEYKVLSTNPRVLYMVVHERKMMNRLNKIRAAKKQCYSLNHLVSSNKLFNTYISSFGDKVCSKDIAILISTSLHARGISNKSVLDKLKRHKYWLHTALNAIGENIHLLKKQFDDDVIFDNCQILLYPVLELEQYVNFLLKLRKGDMSPNESSQIELDATYNNINCRILTDRQILSLVLYEIEKKYHFSGDGIWNRLDGGKADTQVINKKLKQCAN, from the exons ATGTATCTCGTACAAATTATACAAACTCTTCAAAAATCAGCACACATCGGCATTGCATCTCGTAAAACTGTAATAAAACATTATCGTCAATATTGCCGTGGTGTACCATTCATAAGCCTATATAATAGAGTAATCG GCACTATACCAGATAATATCTTATCACAACTTGAAAAAAAACATCCCAAAGTTATAAGATTGAGTGATGAAAGCTTACAGTGTACGCTGCAGGTACTAAGCAAATTTGGTATCTCTGCAGAAGATGCTTGTCTTGAACCACATATTTTCTGTATGAATCCCATAACTATGGATAACTATGGAGAGATATTAAAAGAATGTGACTTCTCAATTATACTGCCTAAACACATAATAAG gtaccatACATTAGTTAAATCAAGAACAATTTctcaattaaaaaaagaagGCCTACTAAGAGATGATGCAAAATTGGAGGAATTATTACATGAATATTTTCATGAGTGGCCAAAAGAGTGTCATGATTTAAACAATTTTCAAGATACTGATACAAATATTT TAACTGTACGGATGAGTGTCCTAGAGAGATATTTACAATGGAGGTTGTGCATAACAACAGATGAATTCAAAAACTACTGTAAAAATTACCTCCCATTAAAACACAGGCCTATGTGTGACATCAAAGAAGCATTGAATATTGCTGAAAACGATATAAAATTCAACAAAGAAACTATAAGAAGGAATGGCTTCATAATATCATCAGACCCTGTGAACACTAAACTTATATTGGAGAATGTTGAAGCTCTGGGTGGCGTGGACATCAGAGAGGTTGTTAGATCTGAACCTGCAATCCTGAAGAATAATTACCAAGCCATTTTAGAAATCAGAAATTTATTAACG caaTACAACATCTCGGATGATGCTCAACAGCACTGTTTCAGAGTGTATTGCATGCGTCCAAAAACTGTGCAAGAGCGTCTGGAACAACTGTCTAACGTGAAGGAATACAAAGTTCTATCAACGAATCCTAGA GTCCTTTACATGGTTGTGCATGAACGCAAAATGATGAATCGCCTGAACAAGATCCGAGCAGCCAAGAAACAGTGCTATAGTCTCAACCATTTAGTTTCCTCAAACAAATTGTTTAACAC gtacataagtaGTTTTGGGGACAAAGTTTGCAGTAAAGATATTGCAATATTAATTAGTACTTCCCTTCACGCACGAGGGATATCTAATAAATCTGTTTTGGACAAACTAAAAAGGCACAAGTATTGGCTACACACAGCGTTGAATGCTATAGGAGAGAACATACATTTGTTGAAGAAACAGTTCGATGACGATGTTATATTCGATAACTGCCAGATACTGTTATATCCTGT GTTGGAGTTAGAGCaatatgtaaactttttactgAAACTCCGTAAAGGAGATATGTCTCCTAACGAATCCAGTCAAATCGAACTCGATGCCACATATAATAACATAAACTGTCGAAtactgacagacaggcagatatTAAGCCTGGTCTTGTACGAGATAGAGAAGAAATATCATTTCAGTGGGGACGGAATATGGAACAGGCTGGACGGAGGCAAGGCCGATACGCAAGTTatcaataaaaaactaaaacagTGTGCTAACTGA